Within Candidatus Limnocylindria bacterium, the genomic segment CCGCACAGTCGGCGTTGCCGCAGCCAGCGCTGCCGCTGAGACGCGCGCGGGCCGATGCGGCGATCGTGATCGTCTGTTGCGTGAGCGACCTGAAGCTGCTCATCGACCGGATGCGCACGAAGCTGGTGTCGTTCGGCACTGGCACACCCGAGCCGGCCGCACAACCGCTGGTACCGACTGTCGTCCACGTCCCCGGTGCAGTGGGATCGGAAAAGAACGAGATCTCGGTCGTGCCAGAAAGGGTCGCGGTACGGGCCGCGACATCGTCGCAGACTTCCTCGATCGTGGCGTCGAACGCGGGCACGGCTCCGACCACCTTGAATGTCGAAGCCACGTGGCGAGCCGCCGCGAGCGTCGCGCTGTCGACGGCGTTCTGCGTGCCGCGACGCTGTACGTAGCCATAGCCCCAGTCGAGAGCGAGCGCGAGAGCGCCCATCAGCACGACCATGGCGAGTGCAACGATCACGAGCACCTGGCCCTCATCGGCGCGCGAGAAGGCGGTTGTTCTCATCGCACCGACTCCATCGACGAAGAGCTCCCGAATGTCGTGGAACCCGACGCTGTCGATAAGAAAGAGCCGATCAGCCAGGTTGACGATCGCCATTCGTAGGTGACGGTCACGGTGAATGTCTTCGGAGCTGGAGCGTCCGGGCTCCAGCGCACGCTCGTCGGCGCCGGAGAGGCGAGCGTGACGACCATCGCGGGCGGTGATGGATTGAGCGGCGCGACGCGTGTCGCGAGATAGGTCTGCACAGAAGAGCTCGTCGCGCCGTTGGTGATCGAGGCATACCGCGCGCCTTCACGCGCCGCATTCGCGACGGTGACGTAGGCGTTGAGCGCGCGCGCGAAATCGCAACAGGCGACCAAGGCAAGAAGCAGGACCGGACTCACCAGAGCGAACTCGACCACGGTCGCCCCGTGCTCGTCACGCGCGAACGCTCCAGCCACGTTCACTGTCCGAGACCCACGAACGTCGCGGTCGAGCTGATGGGGACCGGGTTGATAACGAACGCACGACCCACTAGGTAAGCGCTCAGGAGCGAGACCTTGTAGGTCACCGTCACCGTAACATCCCCGCCGCCGGCTGACACCGTCTGAAACAACGCCGGAACGGTCGGCATCGGGGCACAGTCCAGTCCGCCGCGAAGGCAGTCGACCTTGATCGACGTCATGTCGTTGCCGCAGGGGTTCGTGTTCGTGCCTACCCCGAGCTCATTGCGCGCGCGCTGGCAGATCCCGGTCGTGCCGTCCTTCGCGGACTGCGGATCGCGCGCGCCGTAGAACGCGGCCTCGCGGGCCGCGTTCGTCACAGCGACCTTGTATGCGTAGAGGCGGCCGATGTCGACGATGCC encodes:
- a CDS encoding TadE/TadG family type IV pilus assembly protein, translating into MAGAFARDEHGATVVEFALVSPVLLLALVACCDFARALNAYVTVANAAREGARYASITNGATSSSVQTYLATRVAPLNPSPPAMVVTLASPAPTSVRWSPDAPAPKTFTVTVTYEWRSSTWLIGSFLSTASGSTTFGSSSSMESVR
- a CDS encoding TadE/TadG family type IV pilus assembly protein; its protein translation is MRTIDRSPRAFAEEGGQSLVEVALALPVLLLIVIGIVDIGRLYAYKVAVTNAAREAAFYGARDPQSAKDGTTGICQRARNELGVGTNTNPCGNDMTSIKVDCLRGGLDCAPMPTVPALFQTVSAGGGDVTVTVTYKVSLLSAYLVGRAFVINPVPISSTATFVGLGQ